From the genome of Streptomyces xanthophaeus:
GGGGGGACGACCTGCACTGCACGGTCACCATCCCGATGACGGCGGCCGCACTGGGCACCAAGTGCCCGCTGGAGACGCTGGACGGGCTGGAGGAGATCGACATCCGGCCCGGCACCGGGTCCGGCCAGGCGATCCCGCTGCACGGGCGCGGCGTCACCCACCTGCGCGGTGGCGGACGCGGCGACCTGATCGTGCACGTCGAGGTCACCACGCCGGGCAAGCTGGACGCCCAGCAGGAGGACCTGCTCCGCCAGCTGGCGAAGCTGCGCGGCGAGGAGCGGCCGATGGGTCAGTTCGCGCCGGGTCAGCAGGGTCTGTTCAGCCGGCTGAAGGACGCTTTCAACGGTCGCTGACCGACCGCGATCCACCGTCACGAGCCCGGCCTGGGGATTCCCCGGCCGGGCTCGTCACATGGGCCCGGTGGCGGCCGGAGGCCGGCCGGGAAGCGGACTATGCCAGGCGAATGCCGTGATTCGGCCCCATGCGCGGGACGTGGCACGATGCAGTCCATGTCCTCGGCACCGAACGGTCTCTCCCCGTACCCGATCGTGCAGGCTCCCATGGCGGGCGGCGCCTCCTGTCCCGTGCTCGCCGCCGCCGTGTGCGAGGCGGGCGGGCTGGGCTTCCTGGCCGGCGGCTACAAGACCGCCGACGGGATGTACCAGGAGATCAAGCAGGTGCGCGCGCTGACCCGGCGCCGTTTCGGTGTCAACCTCTTCATGCCGCAGACCGGTTACGTCGATCCGGCCGCCGTGGAGGCCTACCGCGGGCAGCTGGCCGGTGAGGCGAGCTGGTACGAGATCTCGCTCGCCGAGGAGGACATCATCGGCACCAGCGACGACGGCTACGACGCCAAGCTCGCCATCCTCCTCGAAGACCCGGTCCCGGTGGTCTCGTTCACCTTCGGCTGTCCCGCCTTCGCGGCCCTCGCGGCCCTGCGCAAGGCCGGTACGTACACCGTCGTCACGGTGACCTCCGTCGAGGAGGCCCGCAGCGCCCAGCACGCGGGAGCGGACGCGGTCTGTGTCCAGGGCGCCGAGGCCGGCGGTCACCAGGGCACCCACCGGGACGACCCGCAGATCGACGGCACGGCGACCGTGGGCCTCCTCGCTCTGGTGGGGCAGGTACGGGAGGCCGTGGCGCTCCCGATCATCGCGGCGGGCGGGATCATGCGGGGCTCGCAGATCGCGGCCCTGCTGGCGGCGGGCGCGGAGTCGGCGCAGCTCGGGACGGCCTTCCTGGCCTGCCCGGAGTCGGGTGCGGACCCGGTCCACAAGAAGGCGCTGACGGACCCGCTGTTCGCCCGCACCGAGCTGACCCGGGCCTTCTCCGGGCGGCCGGCACGGGGTCTGGTCAACCGCTTCATGCGCGAGCACGGACCGTACGCCCCGGCCGCGTACCCGCAGGTCCACCACCTGACCTCGGGGCTGCGCAAGGCCGCCGCCGCGGCCGGGGACCCGCAGGGCATGGCCCTGTGGGCGGGCCAGGGACACCGGCTGGCGCGACCGCTGCCGGCGGGGGAGCTGGTGGAGGTGCTGGCGGCCGAACTGGCCCAGGCACAGAGCACGTTGAAGGCAATGCAGATGAGGAGTGCGTCATGACCGCCCCGGTGTTCGTGGTGGAAGAGGTCCCCGCGGGGCCGGAGTTCGTCCTGGACGGCCCGGAGGGCCGGCACGCGGTGTCCGTGAAACGCCTGAACCCGGGCGAGGACGTGGTCCTCACGGACGGGCGCGGCCACTGGGCGGAGGGCGTGGTCAAGGCCGCCGAGGGCAAGGACCGGCTGGTCGTCATGGACCTGAACAACGTCGCGGAGGAGCCGGAGCCCGAGGTCCGGATCACGGTGGTCCAGGCCCTGCCCAAGGGGGACCGCGGCGAGCTGGCCGTCGAGACGATGACCGAGACCGGCGTGGACGCGATCGTGCCCTGGCAGGCCTCGCGCTGCATCACGCAGTGGCGCGGCGACCGCGGCGCCAAGTCCCTCGCCAAGTGGCGTGCCACGGCCCGGGAGGCGGGCAAGCAGTCCCGCCGGGTGCGCTTCCCGGAGGTGGCCGAGGCCATGTCCACCAAGCAGGTGGCGGCCCTGCTGGCCGGCGCCGACCTGGCGATGGTGCTCCACGAGGACCGCGACACCCCGTCCGGGGCGCTGGCCACGGCCGAGCTGCCGAAGGCCGGTTCCGTCGTGCTGGTGGTCGGCCCGGAGGGCGGCGTGTCCCCGGAGGAGCTGGCCGTCTTCGCCGCCGCGGGGGCGCACCCCTACCGCCTGGGCAGTTCCGTCCTGCGGACCTCCACGGCCGGGACGGCGGCCACGGCGGTGCTGCTGGCCCGTACGGGCCGCTGGTCCTGACGCGACCGCGCCCGCTGCGCGCGTCCGGCTGGATACGATGCCCGGACCGATCACCGTCACGGGAGGCTCAGCAATGGCCGGGGAACCGCAGGCCGACTGCCTGTTCTGCAAGATCGTCGCGGGGCAGATCCCCGCGACCGTGGTACGGGAGACCGAGACCACGGTCGCCTTCCGGGACATCAACCCGCAGGCGCCCACACACGTGCTCGTCATCCCCAAGGTGCACTACGCCGACGCGGCCTCCCTCGTGGAGGCCGAGCCGTCCGTCGCCGCCGACATACTGCGCGAGGCCGGCCAGGTCGCCCTCGACGAGAAGATCGTCGAACACGGCTACCGGGTCGTGTTCAACACCGGCTCCGGCGCCGGGCAGACCGTCTTCCACGCCCACGCGCACGTCCTCGGCGGCCGCGGCCTCCAGTGGCCCCCCGGATAGCACGTGTCCGTACGAGAGTTCGTGGTGCTGGGCACGGCCAGCCAGGTGCCCACCCGCCACCGCAACCACAACGGCTACCTGCTGCGCTGGGACGGCGAGGGCATCCTCTTCGACCCGGGCGAGGGCACCCAGCGCCAGATGCTGCGCGCCGGGGTGGCCGCGCACGACATCAACCGGATCTGCGTCACCCACTTCCACGGTGACCACAGCCTCGGCCTCGCCGGGGTGATCCAGCGGATCAACCTCGACCAGGTCCCGCACCCCGTCACCGCGCACTACCCGGCCTCGGGGCAGAAGTTCTTCGACCGGCTGCGCTACGCCACGGCCTACCGGGAGACCGTCGCGCTCCGCGAGGAGCCGGTGGCCGGGGACGGCACGCTGGCCCAGGGGGCCTCGTACGTCCTGGAGGCCCGGCTGCTCTCGCACCCGGTGGAGTCCTTCGGCTACCGGATCACCGAACCCGACGGGCGCCGCATGGTGCCCGAGCTGCTCGCGCGGCACGGGATCAAGGGCCCGGACGTGGGCCGGATCCAGCGTGAGGGGCGGCTCGGGGAGGTCACCCTGGACGAGGTCAGCGAGCCCAGGCCCGGGCAGCGGTTCGCCTTCGTCATGGACACCCGGCTCTGCCCCGGCGTGGACGCGCTGGCCGAGGGCTGCGACATGCTGGTGATCGAGTCGACCTTCCTCGACGAGGACGAACGGCTCGCCACCGATCACGGCCACCTGACCGCCGGCCAGGCGGCGCGGGTGGCGCGGGACGCGGGCGTACGGCACCTCGTGCTGACGCACTTCTCGCAGCGCTACACCGACCCGGCCGAGTTCGAGCGCCAGGCCCGCGCGGCCGGCTTCGAGGGCGAGCTCACGGTGGCCGCGGACCTGATGCGGGTGCCCCTGCCCAAGCGGGGCTGACGGCGGACACGGTCCGGGCCCTGCCCGGGCCGTCTTCGCCGCGCGCGGCCCGAGGGGTCCTAGGGGCCCTAGGGGCCCGAGGAGGGTCCCAGTGACGAACTGCTTTCCATGGGTGATCTGCGCCACACTGGGTTTTGGTCCCTCCCGGGATGGGCAGGGCTGGCAGCTTTCCACGGGAAAACGTCATGCAGAAACGGGCCTTCGAGAAACAACGGGGAGATCGCCGTGACCGGTCGGGACTACGAAATCCGCGCAGCAGCAGTGGACCCGCTCGGTCCGCTGCGTGACCCCCAGGAACCCGGCTGTGACGTCTTCCTGACCGGAACGGTCTTCCTCGACATCATCTTCACCGGCCTCGACTCGGCCCCGGTGCGCGGTACGGAGTCCTGGGCGCGCGGTATGGGCTCCAGCCCCGGCGGCGTCGCCAACATGGCCACCGCCCTGGCCCGGCTCGGCCTGCGCACCTCGCTGGCGGCCGCCTTCGGGGACGACCACTACGGCGAGTACTGCTGGGACGCCCTCGAACAGGGCGAGGGCATCGACCTGTCCATGTCGCACACCATTCCCGGCTGGCACAGCCCCGTCACCGTCTCGATGGCCTACGAGGGCGAGCGCACGATGGTCTCGCACGGCCACGAGGCTCCTCCGCCGGCGGGCCCCGGGCCCTTCCCGCAGTGCCCGCCCCGGGCCCGCGCGGCCGTGGCCGCGCTGGGACCCGGCCGCGGCGAGGAGTGGATCGGCGAGGCCGCCCGGCGCGGCTCGCGGATCTTCGCGGACGTGGGGTGGGACGAGAGCGGCCGCTGGGACCTGGGGGCCCTGGCCGACCTGGAGCACTGCGAGGCCTTCCTGCCGAACGCGGGCGAGGCGATGCGCTACACCCGGACCGACTGTCCGAGAGCCGCGGCCCGGGCGCTGGCCGAGAAGGTGCCGATCGCCGTGGTGACGATGGGCGCGGAGGGCTCGTACGCGGTGGACGGGCGCACCGGGGAGACCGCGCACGTCCCCGGGATCACGGTGGACGAGCTGGACCCGACGGGCGCGGGCGACGTCTACGTGGCGGGCTTCGTGACCGGCACCCTGGCGGGCTGGCCGCTCGCGGACCGGCTGGCCTTCGCCGGGCTGACGGCGGCCCTGTCGGTGCAGGAGTTCGGCGGCTCCCTGTCGGCCCCCGGCTGGCCGGAGGTGGCCCACTGGTGGCGGGACGCCCCGCGGGAGCTGCGCGGCCGGTACGGCTTCCTGGACGATCTGGTCCCGCCGGGCGGGACCCCGGCGGCCCGGCGCAGGGCCGTACCGACGATCGGCTTCCGGCACTCGGTCTAGCGGCGGGATCGGGCGGTAAAACCTCTCGGGGATGCAGCGGCGGAGACGTACGCTTGGTACTCCGGAGGTCGTCGATCGGCGCGGCCCCTCAGCGGGAGGTATGCGCAGGCCACAGTGCCGGCCCATGACTCAGACACCGACAGCCCACATCCCTGCGCCGGGGCAGGCGCGAGCCCACTTCACCGTTCCGGCCACGCACCCGATGGTGACCGTGCTCGGCTCGGGCGACGCCCTGTTGCGCGTGATCGAGAAGGCCTTCCCGAAGGCCGACATCCATGTTCGGGGCAATCAGGTCAGCGCGATCGGTGAAGCGGCGGAAGTCGCCCTGATCCAGCGGCTTTTCGACGAGATGATGCTGGTGCTCCGCACCGGGCAGCCGATGACGGAGGACGCAGTGGAACGCTCGATCGCCATGCTCAAGGCGAGCGGCAACGGCAACGGCGACGGGCCTGCCGAGACGCCGGCGGAGGTGCTCACCCAGAACATCCTCTCCAGCCGCGGCCGCACCATCCGACCCAAGACCCTCAACCAGAAGCGGTACGTCGACGCGATCGACAAGAACACGATCGTCTTCGGCATCGGCCCCGCCGGTACCGGCAAGACCTACCTCGCCATGGCCAAGGCCGTCCAGGCCCTCCAGTCCAAGCAGGTCAGCCGGATCATCCTGACCCGGCCCGCCGTCGAGGCGGGGGAGCGGCTCGGCTTCCTGCCGGGCACCCTCTTCGACAAGATCGACCCGTACCTGCGCCCGCTCTACGACGCACTGCACGACATGATCGACCCCGACTCGATCCCGCGGCTGATGGCGGCGGGCACGATCGAGGTGGCACCCCTGGCGTACATGCGCGGACGCACGCTCAACGAGGCGTTCGTCGTCCTCGACGAGGCGCAGAACACGACCACCGAGCAGATGAAGATGTTCCTGACCCGGCTCGGCTTCGACTCGAAGATCGTGATCACCGGTGACGTCACCCAGATCGACCTGCCGGGTGGCGCCAGGAGCGGTCTGCGCCAGGTGCAGGACATCCTGGAAGGGGTCCCGGACATCCACTTCTCGCGGCTCACGTCCGAGGATGTCGTCCGGCACAAGCTGGTCGGCCGTATCGTCGACGCGTACGAGAAGTACGACGACAGCCAGCAGGCCGTGAACGGCCACCAGCGGAAGTAGAACCCAGCGCACCATGTCGATCGACGTCAACAACGAGTCCGGAACCGAGGTCGACGAGCAGGCGATCCTCGACATCGCCCGCTACGCGCTCACCCGGATGCGGATCCACCCGCTCTCCGAGCTGTCCGTCATCGTCATCGACGAGGACGCCATGGAGCAGCTCCACATCCAGTGGATGGATCTGCCCGGTCCGACCGACGTCATGTCCTTCCCGATGGACGAGCTCCGTCCGCCGTCCAAGGACGACGAGGAGCCCCCGCAGGGGCTCCTCGGCGACATCGTGCTCTGCCCAGAGGTCGCCAAGCGGCAGGGCGAGGAAGCCCCGACGCAGCACTCCATGGACGAGGAGCTCCAGCTCCTGACCGTCCACGGAGTGCTGCACCTGCTCGGCTACGACCACGAGGAGCCGGACGAGAAGGCGGAGATGTTCGGCCTCCAGGCGGCCATCGTCGACGGCTGGCGCGGTGAGCGCGGCATGACCGGTCCGTCCCCGGCTCCGACCGTCTCGTGAACGCCGCGCAGCTGATCACCGGCGCGGTACTGCTGGTGGTGGTGGCCTGGTTCGCGGCCTGCGCCGAGTCCGGGATCGCCCGCATTTCGATCTTCCGCGCCGAGCAGGCCGTACGGGAGGGCCGGCGCGGCAGCGAGAAGCTCGCCCAGGTCGCCGGCGACCCCACCCGCTACCTCAACGTGGCCCTGCTCGTCCGGGTCACCTGCGAGATGGCCGCCGGGGTGCTCGTCACCTACGTCTGCCTCGACGAGTTCGGCGAGAACTGGACCGCGCTGCTCGTGGCCATCGCCGTGATGGTGCTCGTCTCCTTCGTCGCCGTGGGCGTCTCCCCGCGCACGATCGGCCGCCAGCACCCGCTGAACACGGCGACCGCGGCCGCGTACGTCCTCGTACCGCTGGCCCGGATCATGGGGCCGATCCCGCAGCTGCTGATCCTCATCGGCAACGCGCTCACGCCCGGGAAGGGCTTCCGCAAGGGGCCCTTCGCCTCCGAGGCCGAGCTGCGCGCCATGGTGGACCTCGCGGAGAAGGAATCGCTGATCGAGGACGACGAGCGCCGCATGGTGCACCAGGTCTTCGAGCTCGGCGACACGCTGGTGCGCGAGGTGATGGTGCCGCGCACCGACCTCGTCTGCATCGAGCGGTACAAGACGGTCCGTCAGGCGACCACGCTCGCGCTGCGCTCCGGTTTCTCCCGCATCCCGGTGACCGGGGAGAACGAGGACGACATAGTCGGGATCGTCTACCTGAAGGACCTGGTCCGCAAGACGCACATCAGCCGGGAGGCCGAGGCCGACCTGGTCTCGACCGCCATGCGGCCGGCCGTCTTCGTGCCGGACACCAAGAACGCGGGCGATCTGCTGCGCGAGATGCAGCAGGTGCGCAACCACGTGGCCGTCGTCATCGACGAGTACGGCGGCACGGCCGGCATCGTCACCATCGAGGACATCCTCGAAGAGATCGTCGGCGAGATCACGGACGAGTACGACCGGGAACTCCCGCCCGTCGAGGACCTCGGCGAGGACCGCTACCGGGTCACCGCCCGGCTCGACATCACCGACCTCGGTGAGCTGTTCAAGGTCGAGGCCTTCGACGACGAGGACGTGGAGACGGTCGGCGGACTGCTGGCGAAGGCGCTGGGACGGGTGCCGATCGCGGGCGCCTCCTCGGTGGTGGAACTGCCGGACGGGCGTCCGCTGCGGCTGACCGCCGAATCCCCGGCGGGCCGGCGGAACAAGATCGTGACGGTTCTGGTGGAGCCGGTGGCCGCGGCGGAGACCGCGGGGGAGGAGGGGGAATGACCCCGGAGCAACTGCGCGCGTTCTGCCTGGGTTTCAACGCGGCGGTGGAGGAGTTCCCCTTCACTCCGGAGACCTCGGTGTTCAAGGTGCTGGGCAAGGTGTTCGCGCTGTCGGCGCTGGACGCGGAACCGCTCAAGGTCAACCTCAAGTGCGACCCGGAGCTGGCGGTGCGGCTGCGCGAGGAGCACGAGGCGATCGTGCCGGGCTACCACATGAACAAGCGGCACTGGAACACGGTGACGGTGGGCGGGGTCCCCGACGCGATGCTCCGTGAGCTCGTCGAGGACTCCTACGACCTGGTGGTGGCGGGGCTGCCGCGGGTGGAGCGGCTGAAGCTCGACCGGCCCTGATCGGGGGCCCCGACGGGGTCGTTGCACGGCCGGACAGTGGCGCTCCCTATGCTTTCGACCATGACGGAGAGCACCGGGATCGACCCCGAGGACAGCAAGATCATCACGCTGGCGCGCAGCGCCCGGGCCCGCAACGCGGTGCCCGAGGGGGCGGCGGTGCGGGACGAGACGGGCCGCACGTACGTCGCCGGGACGGTGGCGCTCGACTCCCTGAAGCTGAGCGCGCTGCAGACCGCGGTCGCGATGGCGGTGGCGAGCGGTGCGCGGTCGCTGGAGGCGGCGGCCGTCGTCAGCGCGGCCGACGCCCCGGCCGAGGCGGACCGCGCGGCCGTCCGTGACCTCGGCGGCCCGGACACCCCGGTCCTCCTGGCGGCCCCGGACGGCACCCTGAAGTCGACGACCCCGGCCGGCCCCTAGCCTCCCGGCGGGGCCGACCGACAACTCCCCGCCCGGCCGAAGTCAGCCCCGCCGGCGGCACCATCCCAGCCTCGGCCGAGCCACATTTCAGCCTTGGCCCGGCCAAAGTCAGCCCCGCCGGCGTTTGAGGCGAGGGTCCGGGCGGAGCCCGGTGCCCGGCGGAGCCGGGTTTCCTGGGGCTCCGCCCCAGACCCCGCGCCTCAAACGCCGGCGAGGCTGGAAGTGGCCCGCGCCTCGAACGCCGGCGGGGCTGGAAGTGGCCCGGGTCTCGAACGCCGGCGGGGCGGGCCGGCGCAGGGGGAGTGGTTGCCCCGGCCGGGAGGCTAGCGGCGGTGGCGGCGGATCGTCATCGCCATCAGCGCGGCCATCGCGCACAGCGCGCCCGAGGCGTACCAGACGGTGTCGTACGAGCCCGTGAGGTCGCGGGTCAGGCCGCCCAGGAAGGCCACCAGTGCCGCGCCGACCTGGTGCGAGGCCAGGACCCAGCCGAAGACGATCGCGCCGTCGTCCCCGTAGTGCTCGCGGCACAGGGCGATCGTCGGCGGGACGGTCGCGACCCAGTCCAGGCCGTAGAAGACGATGAAGAAGAGCAGCGGCGGCCGCACCGTCGGTGCCAGCAGCATCGGCAGGAAGAGCAGCGAGACCCCGCGCAAGGCGTAGTAGACGGCCAGCAGCCGCCGCGAGTCGAAGCGGTCCGTGAACCAGCCCGAGGCCACCGTGCCGATCACGTCGAACACGCCGACCACCGCCAGCAGCCCCGCGGCCGCCGTCACCGGCATGCCGTGGTCGTGGGCGGCGGGCACGAAATGGGTCTTGACCAGGCCGTTGGTCGAGGCCCCACAGATCGCGAACGTACCGGCCAGCAGCCAGAACGGGCCGGTCCGGGCCGCGTCGAGGAGCACCCGCAGGGCGCGCCGGGCCGCGCCCGGGACCGGGGCCGGCTTCGGCGCGTACGTGCCGCCGTACGGCGCGAGCCCCACGTCCGCCGGGTGGTCGCGCAGCAGCAGCCACACGAAGGGGACGACGGCCAGGGCCGACAGGGAGACCGTCACCGTCGCCGGGCGCCAGCCGTGGTGCTCGACCAGCCAGGCCAGCAGCGGCAGGAAGACCAGCTGGCCGGAGGCCCCGGCCGCGGTCAGGATGCCGGTGACCAGCCCGCGGCGGGCGGTGAACCAGCGGCCCGTCACCGTCGCCGCGAAGGCCAGGGCCATGGAGCCGCTGCCCAGCCCCACGAG
Proteins encoded in this window:
- a CDS encoding nitronate monooxygenase → MSSAPNGLSPYPIVQAPMAGGASCPVLAAAVCEAGGLGFLAGGYKTADGMYQEIKQVRALTRRRFGVNLFMPQTGYVDPAAVEAYRGQLAGEASWYEISLAEEDIIGTSDDGYDAKLAILLEDPVPVVSFTFGCPAFAALAALRKAGTYTVVTVTSVEEARSAQHAGADAVCVQGAEAGGHQGTHRDDPQIDGTATVGLLALVGQVREAVALPIIAAGGIMRGSQIAALLAAGAESAQLGTAFLACPESGADPVHKKALTDPLFARTELTRAFSGRPARGLVNRFMREHGPYAPAAYPQVHHLTSGLRKAAAAAGDPQGMALWAGQGHRLARPLPAGELVEVLAAELAQAQSTLKAMQMRSAS
- a CDS encoding 16S rRNA (uracil(1498)-N(3))-methyltransferase — translated: MTAPVFVVEEVPAGPEFVLDGPEGRHAVSVKRLNPGEDVVLTDGRGHWAEGVVKAAEGKDRLVVMDLNNVAEEPEPEVRITVVQALPKGDRGELAVETMTETGVDAIVPWQASRCITQWRGDRGAKSLAKWRATAREAGKQSRRVRFPEVAEAMSTKQVAALLAGADLAMVLHEDRDTPSGALATAELPKAGSVVLVVGPEGGVSPEELAVFAAAGAHPYRLGSSVLRTSTAGTAATAVLLARTGRWS
- a CDS encoding histidine triad nucleotide-binding protein; the encoded protein is MAGEPQADCLFCKIVAGQIPATVVRETETTVAFRDINPQAPTHVLVIPKVHYADAASLVEAEPSVAADILREAGQVALDEKIVEHGYRVVFNTGSGAGQTVFHAHAHVLGGRGLQWPPG
- a CDS encoding ribonuclease Z: MSVREFVVLGTASQVPTRHRNHNGYLLRWDGEGILFDPGEGTQRQMLRAGVAAHDINRICVTHFHGDHSLGLAGVIQRINLDQVPHPVTAHYPASGQKFFDRLRYATAYRETVALREEPVAGDGTLAQGASYVLEARLLSHPVESFGYRITEPDGRRMVPELLARHGIKGPDVGRIQREGRLGEVTLDEVSEPRPGQRFAFVMDTRLCPGVDALAEGCDMLVIESTFLDEDERLATDHGHLTAGQAARVARDAGVRHLVLTHFSQRYTDPAEFERQARAAGFEGELTVAADLMRVPLPKRG
- a CDS encoding carbohydrate kinase family protein is translated as MGDLRHTGFWSLPGWAGLAAFHGKTSCRNGPSRNNGEIAVTGRDYEIRAAAVDPLGPLRDPQEPGCDVFLTGTVFLDIIFTGLDSAPVRGTESWARGMGSSPGGVANMATALARLGLRTSLAAAFGDDHYGEYCWDALEQGEGIDLSMSHTIPGWHSPVTVSMAYEGERTMVSHGHEAPPPAGPGPFPQCPPRARAAVAALGPGRGEEWIGEAARRGSRIFADVGWDESGRWDLGALADLEHCEAFLPNAGEAMRYTRTDCPRAAARALAEKVPIAVVTMGAEGSYAVDGRTGETAHVPGITVDELDPTGAGDVYVAGFVTGTLAGWPLADRLAFAGLTAALSVQEFGGSLSAPGWPEVAHWWRDAPRELRGRYGFLDDLVPPGGTPAARRRAVPTIGFRHSV
- a CDS encoding PhoH family protein, with the protein product MTQTPTAHIPAPGQARAHFTVPATHPMVTVLGSGDALLRVIEKAFPKADIHVRGNQVSAIGEAAEVALIQRLFDEMMLVLRTGQPMTEDAVERSIAMLKASGNGNGDGPAETPAEVLTQNILSSRGRTIRPKTLNQKRYVDAIDKNTIVFGIGPAGTGKTYLAMAKAVQALQSKQVSRIILTRPAVEAGERLGFLPGTLFDKIDPYLRPLYDALHDMIDPDSIPRLMAAGTIEVAPLAYMRGRTLNEAFVVLDEAQNTTTEQMKMFLTRLGFDSKIVITGDVTQIDLPGGARSGLRQVQDILEGVPDIHFSRLTSEDVVRHKLVGRIVDAYEKYDDSQQAVNGHQRK
- the ybeY gene encoding rRNA maturation RNase YbeY, encoding MSIDVNNESGTEVDEQAILDIARYALTRMRIHPLSELSVIVIDEDAMEQLHIQWMDLPGPTDVMSFPMDELRPPSKDDEEPPQGLLGDIVLCPEVAKRQGEEAPTQHSMDEELQLLTVHGVLHLLGYDHEEPDEKAEMFGLQAAIVDGWRGERGMTGPSPAPTVS
- a CDS encoding hemolysin family protein, encoding MNAAQLITGAVLLVVVAWFAACAESGIARISIFRAEQAVREGRRGSEKLAQVAGDPTRYLNVALLVRVTCEMAAGVLVTYVCLDEFGENWTALLVAIAVMVLVSFVAVGVSPRTIGRQHPLNTATAAAYVLVPLARIMGPIPQLLILIGNALTPGKGFRKGPFASEAELRAMVDLAEKESLIEDDERRMVHQVFELGDTLVREVMVPRTDLVCIERYKTVRQATTLALRSGFSRIPVTGENEDDIVGIVYLKDLVRKTHISREAEADLVSTAMRPAVFVPDTKNAGDLLREMQQVRNHVAVVIDEYGGTAGIVTIEDILEEIVGEITDEYDRELPPVEDLGEDRYRVTARLDITDLGELFKVEAFDDEDVETVGGLLAKALGRVPIAGASSVVELPDGRPLRLTAESPAGRRNKIVTVLVEPVAAAETAGEEGE
- a CDS encoding MmcQ/YjbR family DNA-binding protein, producing MTPEQLRAFCLGFNAAVEEFPFTPETSVFKVLGKVFALSALDAEPLKVNLKCDPELAVRLREEHEAIVPGYHMNKRHWNTVTVGGVPDAMLRELVEDSYDLVVAGLPRVERLKLDRP
- a CDS encoding cytidine deaminase is translated as MLSTMTESTGIDPEDSKIITLARSARARNAVPEGAAVRDETGRTYVAGTVALDSLKLSALQTAVAMAVASGARSLEAAAVVSAADAPAEADRAAVRDLGGPDTPVLLAAPDGTLKSTTPAGP
- a CDS encoding MFS transporter, producing the protein MPQTAPASAPVDRRSPHRPARVHRAWFVAAVTFVTIIGAAGFASLPGLLVEPLHAEFDWSRGTIGLAVSVNLALYGLTAPFAAALMDRFGIRRVVALALLVIASGSLATVWMTAPWQLVLFWGVLVGLGSGSMALAFAATVTGRWFTARRGLVTGILTAAGASGQLVFLPLLAWLVEHHGWRPATVTVSLSALAVVPFVWLLLRDHPADVGLAPYGGTYAPKPAPVPGAARRALRVLLDAARTGPFWLLAGTFAICGASTNGLVKTHFVPAAHDHGMPVTAAAGLLAVVGVFDVIGTVASGWFTDRFDSRRLLAVYYALRGVSLLFLPMLLAPTVRPPLLFFIVFYGLDWVATVPPTIALCREHYGDDGAIVFGWVLASHQVGAALVAFLGGLTRDLTGSYDTVWYASGALCAMAALMAMTIRRHRR